atatatatatatatatatatatatatatatatatatatatatatatgtatatatatatatatattcttatttgtaactttttagaaataatacatgcagttatgtctcaagCAGATACATAAATGATTACATTTATGGTCTAATCAGACAATGGTCTGGTTACAAAAGGGCATGCTACTTTTGGGGTTTCTGTAGGAGGAGTACTAGATCATCATTTCAACTGTACAGTTTTCCCCAATGAATGTATCCCTTTGTTCCAATATCACTTATTTAAATACTAACGATCATTTACAAAGTTTCAAAGCTAATTTTGCTAAGTTGAGAAGAAATTTGAGTTTAAAAAACTGCTGTTCTACAATACCTACTTACAATATGTCATGTTACAAAATGTAACTCTGAATATTGCAAAAATAGGCTAAGAATCATGAACATGAACTGTACACATGAGTGcatgtttaatttttaaaacttgacaTTCAGAACATAAGGCAACATAAAAACCATCGAACACATTTGTGCCAAGTCCATTTTTCCAGCAAGTACTGATTGGCACTTCTGTGAAAACGTTAAAAGCCAAGAACTGACCATGATACCAATGGCAGAAAGCATTCAGAAACCTTACCAAAAAAGGGTCCCAGATAAACATGGAAAACCTTGATAAAGAACCAGCAAAATGGATTAACGATACATTCTAGCCAGGCATGTGTACACAGAGGCGTAAAGGATGGCCGCTGAAATGGTCCAAACCATCGCATGCATTACTGTTTAACGTCACTCCTGAGTAGACACACCCATGGGTTTGTATAGGCGGGTAAAAGGACATTATTTAACAATGTCACTGATCAGTGGCTCACCGTAGAAAATGACATTTTGGAAAGTGAAAGCATTAAATATAGGCAATGATTCTTTTATATCTGTTACTGGGGATTGTTTAAGCCTGTTTAATTTAATGATATAGAGAGATCTTATCCAGTGCAATAACTTCATTAGGTTTAGTATGTAACTAAGAAACATTATTCCTGCAAAAAAGACAATATACTGGCTTTTGTAATAGGATAATGTTGATAATGCAACTTAAGACTGTTACCTAAAATGAATTCTTACAATCTCCCAGTATGAAAAATCACAATGCTTTAACGTGCCAATATATCATATTTCCAGGACAGGATCAGAAAGCAGGGTACAGCAGGTGATCACTGGGGTTTGCAGCACATAAGGTCTGTAAAGTTTACACAGCCTGCTACTGAATACAGAAACTGGTGGAGTGCCACCTGGTGGTATCTTTTCTGAAAAGCCTTGAAGCATTGTGCCATTTCCTcttttcctccttcttcttctccagtACAAGTCACCCTTTTCTGCTGACCTGAGACCAGTATCAGTGCGTGTGAAAGCGCTGGTGTTAGATCAGCATGTCAAAGTGACTTCTACTGAAATGAAAGGccttcctgctctctctctcacagaacCGGCTCCTCTGCTGTTGTCGTTGTTGGCCTGCAGACAGACGTTTAATCAGTGTTTAATCAGCTGATTTAGTGTGAGAAGTGAATTAGTGCGGGTAATGCAGTGCAGTAATTAATCCACAATTTGTTCATCTGCTTACCTGTCTGTCTTGGTGCATTCTTGCTGTTCTTGTGGCTGGCTGTTCCTCTCCTCCTGTTCCATGCTGAAGAGAAACAAGCATCATGGGAAATTGAGTTTGTGGGATTTAGGCGAGTATAAATCTACTTTTACCCAAAACATCGGAGATGCAAGAAAATGAAAACGATATTATGTTTTCCAATAAGAAATCAGAGTTCCTCACCTCACTGTAGCGGGAATAATTAATAGAAAGAATAATAACCTACAGtaaacagcacagtgggtggtaatgattgtgattgatggcatctggctagaactgtccatccAACAGTCAAACAATTCAGGCAGAAATCATATCATATTCATTTAATGGGATTTGGCAGAAGTCCTGGTCATTTGACATGTCAATGTATGCTGCCTTGCCTacagtgtcacaatatattgcaatatattaaagTTGTAACCTGGCTGCCAAGTTCCTTGTCACTGATTTTTCAGCTtattatgtacattttttttgttctgttttttattagCCAGTTAGAAATACCCATTCTATGGGTGCTTATCTATTGATGCACAGTTTATTAGCCCACCACTTCTTTATTAAATGTCCCTCCCATGAAACTCCACCTTGCTGGTGGTCAGTAtgggtcagtttctgaccacagatcCATCCATTCTTATTCTCACTTGTACAAATGTTTCtgataaaaactaataaataagtcTAAATATTTATGAACAAATGTGTTGGCTGATGCCATGATTACCGTTCTTTTCGTGCTTTGATCCTTTCTTCATCAAACCTGCAACAACCAATAAAAACTCATGTGACCTTGGAAAGATGGCTTAAAAACAGTGGTTGCTTGGAGCATGTAATGATGTAAAGCACTCACTGTATAACACACTCAGGGATGTGAATATGCTCCATGGGGACAAACTGCTCGAGTTCCTCCAAGCTGTGCACGTAGCGGATTTTGTTCATGAACTTCAcactgcagagaaaaagagattaaacACTTTCaggtgtactgtatatatgtcagCTTTATAGTATAGACAATACACTGTCATGATATGTCATGTTATGAGTGTATATCAGATTAAAATTGATTTTCAGAAAAGTTATTTGTGCTTGTGgaacaatttattagaaacacttctcTATAGTAATAATATGTAGGGGATCCGTTTGCACTCAAAATAGCTTTAGTTCTTTGCAACATCCCTATTGCATCCCAAAGGTATTTTATTGGCCTGGATTGTTGATGGGTTCATGTATTTATGCTGTTGCAGCAAATTCTGATGCTgccatagtgtttttttttacatgaaaaggCAGATCAGGCATTTGACATGAATCTTTGAAGGGACAtttaaatgcaatatatatatatatatatatatatatatatatatatatatatatatatatatatatatatatatatatatatatatataatatgtacataatgtgaagacaaaaaacacatggAGGTCTATAACACATATTGCAATTAATGAAGTAAATCTGCTCACAGCCAAGTAAGATTTCCAGTTTCTCAGTTTTTCAAATCTTTTAGTCGCATGTCTTAATGAAAAAGGCATTTACTCCATGACATAAATCTCTAGAACAATTTTAACCCATAGAGATTTAGGTTCTATACTTAACCACTTcttaatttttgcttttttactaCCTGCTACTAATTGTATTTGTAATAAATATCTATCCTGTTCCAAGCAAATTCCCTCCAAAGACTTGAGTACCATAGTGTTTCTAAGCTTATTCTTGTAATCAATTGCCTAGTATTGGTAAGTCTGTAACCACTGCAGCCTTACTGCAGtgttcagctttctgttcttggctaaATAAGGTGGAACCTAATGTAGCCCTCTGCTGCTGTAGCCCATTCATTTTACGGTCGGAAAagcatggaaactccaccctGGGACCTGAACCTAAGACCTCAGTGTTGGGAGTCACCGTGTTCATTTTGAGATGCTTTGTTTCTTACCACAGTACCATAATATTAccacaatttttaatttaatgtgcTCTTTCTGTCAGCTACAACAACTCGAGTCATTCTCCATGGTCTCATTTTCATCCTTTGTTACACCATTTTGAGTAGAATTagtcaaataaaaatcaatataatTTTCTCTATTCTGTTTGTTGCTGTAAACATTACCCAAAGCTGTTGACCCACATCTGAATGATTGTATGCTTTGCACCGCTGCCATCGACTGGCTGATTTGATAATTACACATATGGGTGAGTGTAccatataaactgtatatagtAAGTAAACTATATAGTAGTAAGTACCAACTGTACAAGCCAATAATCTTAAACACTGTGACTACCTGCCTATTGCGCTGTTGGTGATTTCtttgtgcaacaaaaaaaatattaatatagatGAATCAACTTAAAATGTTGCTGGCTCTTACCTAATGAAGGGTCTGGAGATGGCCAGGACTGTGCGTATGAACCACGAAGGGTGTGCAATAATCAGAGATTTTAGGTTCTTTCTTAGTCTATAAGCAAAAGGTTAAAAtgcccattacattacattacaatacattacatttgttcaaagcgacttacaatagtgaagtacaaaaagtaagtgaagttaaaagtaaaaacatttttagatagggcctaaaggaggggaagaaggagggtagaagtagttagtttgttaggggtgttaggagagtaagcgcTCTATCCGTTTAAACATGAGCTCTTGCAGTTTCAGTGATATACATGCAGCTTATATATGTTTACCTACCTTCTGTCAATCATCTGATAGCACTTTTTCAGCCAGCTGATACCAGGCATCTTACTGCGTGGGGTTCCGCCATTCATGTATATGATCAGATAATCCTCAGCCACAAGCATCTCCAGACTGCTTACTACGTACCTGTGTGCAGGAGGGATGGCAGGGTGGATAAGAATGAAAAGAAGCatgaaaacaggaaaaaagtCACCTTGTATGTTAATTCCTTAACTCTAATTAAcactaatacataaataaataaacaaaacaatgtaagtttataatgcatttatttatttttttaatagtctaAAACTGCAGTGCTACTTAggtttacattgacatttattTCATTACAGACACAATGAAAAGAGGTATTTCATGGTTTGCCTGgtcaacttaatttaatttattaataaacatccatatctgcattttaggcctgcaacacattttaaaaataaggcTGGAAAGTAAGTGGTACTCTAAAAAACTGGTGCAGTAGTTCAGTACCATGACTGggcataaaaaaaagcattttagagGCAAACTCTAAACTATCGATTATTTTAGCAACTTTTACATGTTAAAATGCAACACAGAATGTCTTAAAGTGGCCATAAAAGAACACCGCCAATAGACCAAACCACCAAATACTCACAGAAACAGGTTCTCCATGATGTAATGATAGTCTGGGCAGCTGCTGTCAGGCAGGTAGCACGCTGAGAACACGATGATGGCATTCAGCCCCTCGCCATAATAACCTGCAGGCAAGGAAGGGTAGAAACAGAGCACACATTAGGAAACACACAGGCAGACCGAGCATTACGTCATCAACCAAACTGGATTTATTAGGACTGACCTCCGTGAGAGACGACCCGCACGTATGGACGTATGACCTGCATGTCAATGCGATGTTCCTGCTCCCCGATGATGACCGTCCTCCACAGCCGGCCGTTTCCTCCATCCTCCCCCACGTCCTCAGCTCCGTCAGCAGGGCCTGTTTTGGCAGAGCCCACCGGCGTGTCATCTGGAAgcagggaaataaaaaaaatgacaaagattAACGGACAGCtttgtgtatttatgtttttatatatacactgacatcatgttatggcaaaagtcatggcataacagtatgtaaatatacaacatataatTTGTGAGGTTATCTTATGAGTAAAGCTGAGCACTGGCCAGCATCCTCGGTTCAAGAAAAGCTTGGTAGTGGGTGTCAAAGGTTCTAAttcctgtcccataacttttggaaTGTTGCATGTATGATAGCTTAGTTTCcgaacaagtaaacaaaacaacagacaCCCCTATAGTAtacttttataatattattttctgTACACTACTACACCTTGCTGGTGTACAGTTAGAAAATTTATTCCATCTGTTGATGAACAGTTTCTCCATTCTCCAAATGCCAACTTTCATCATTGGTTA
The DNA window shown above is from Astyanax mexicanus isolate ESR-SI-001 chromosome 16, AstMex3_surface, whole genome shotgun sequence and carries:
- the atcaya gene encoding caytaxin isoform X1 — protein: MGSPYLCTLLDHIEGRDEWQDDDFPRPLPEVGDMEASSTLGDDRTSPPTSLHINVAGGGLGHRKRRTLVAPDMNLSLDQSEGSLLSDDLLDTPDDLDINVDDIETPDETDSLEFITNGNDLEWEDDTPVGSAKTGPADGAEDVGEDGGNGRLWRTVIIGEQEHRIDMQVIRPYVRVVSHGGYYGEGLNAIIVFSACYLPDSSCPDYHYIMENLFLYVVSSLEMLVAEDYLIIYMNGGTPRSKMPGISWLKKCYQMIDRRLRKNLKSLIIAHPSWFIRTVLAISRPFISVKFMNKIRYVHSLEELEQFVPMEHIHIPECVIQFDEERIKARKERMEQEERNSQPQEQQECTKTDRPTTTTAEEPVL
- the atcaya gene encoding caytaxin isoform X2, whose translation is MEASSTLGDDRTSPPTSLHINVAGGGLGHRKRRTLVAPDMNLSLDQSEGSLLSDDLLDTPDDLDINVDDIETPDETDSLEFITNGNDLEWEDDTPVGSAKTGPADGAEDVGEDGGNGRLWRTVIIGEQEHRIDMQVIRPYVRVVSHGGYYGEGLNAIIVFSACYLPDSSCPDYHYIMENLFLYVVSSLEMLVAEDYLIIYMNGGTPRSKMPGISWLKKCYQMIDRRLRKNLKSLIIAHPSWFIRTVLAISRPFISVKFMNKIRYVHSLEELEQFVPMEHIHIPECVIQFDEERIKARKERMEQEERNSQPQEQQECTKTDRPTTTTAEEPVL